Part of the Anopheles gambiae chromosome 3, idAnoGambNW_F1_1, whole genome shotgun sequence genome is shown below.
gtcatcaCAAATTCTggttgaaataaaatcatgtcagcgtaaCCATCAcatcacatgcttgatgacattttgtgcaaacAACTCtcggtcagtcacttggtctcagcattttctgtcggtgatcatcacgatgGTCATGAGAGACATGCGGTgcttgcgagtggttccaagaaaccaAATGAGCAGATTTTCACGTTCTGTTTGACATCACAGTAATGTACGTTACCTGACTTGAACTTCGTagcagtcatgagtgttggcgACTGAAACAtgggcatttggcagcactgttcacagccagaaaaagtcATGATAATGCTTGCGTTAAGATCAGTTTGTCAGTCACAGTATCGGGTTTGAGTCAAACATTCGCCTGTCGCGTCCGACAAGCCATGACGCACTTTTaatgagtatcagcaatgaacatcaagctaccacggatgtgttcattgttttcgttggtgatcatctcgtgatgctcaaaatattttgcagcactggctACATCTTCAATGATATCGGGTACGTCAATATGAAGTAATGTTTACGAAGACACAAACTTTTTTCAAGCTATTTTGATAGCTCCCAATTCCAAGTAAGACCATGGTTGAACTAGAAATCAATAATTATGATTGAATTAGAGCTACTACAGTACTACAGTGCCTATCATAACTATACGGACAGTCGTTTCTCGCGATTAGCGAAAACTTCGGGAATGATAATTAGAAATAGTATGATTTGTGCCTATGTCTGGTTaaggaatagaaaaaaataatcattctATGCTGCCAAATTGTATGCATTTCATAGCTTAAGGCGCTATACATGGCACCTGTATACCCATTCATACCCATCACCATTATTTGTATGAATATACAAACTCTATAAATCTTTCAAAATAAGCCTAGGTGTTGCttcttgtttctttctttctttggtttCTTTGTTTAAGGTCGATACAATTGTTCGCCACTGTCATAAAAATGCAGTGTCATTATAGCTAACTACCTCTCACTTTTGAATGGctgccataaaaaaaaaaaacaatttattgTTGAACAGTAGCGTCCtgaccgttttgtttattgattCTATTTTTGTGTTAATCAATTCTGGCAATGTGGCTAATATAAAATTCTTAACAATACTGTAAATGATATTCAATCAAACGCCCATTAATTAACGTTTATGACGACTCAGAAATCATTAAAACGTAGTCCAGCGACTGGAAATTGTTTATTTAGTAATTATCAGTCATTTTGACTGGTCGCAGTGTATTTGCTCGTGGCAAAATCCCAGTAGTTTACCTGTTATTTTCGTACGCGGGATGAACGTTCAGGTCGTGTTGCTAGTAATTCTAACATTAAAAACCAAAGAAATGTTGAAAACTTGTTtcacaattaaaaaaatttacAGCGTTCAAGTGAATTGTgagtaatttaatttgaatctTTAATCTAGGAGTGTATATATTGAAACGAAAAGACTTTTCTCATGTTTTAGATATttgctagttttttttatttgagttAGAAATTGAAAgttgaataaatttcaaattgcATACCTCCTCAGGTGCTTAGCAAGGTgagcaaagcaaaaagcaaaagtaaACCTTATGCCAAAATCTGATAACACTATCGATTTGCAGTTGGGTCATAGTACTTAATCAGGGTCATACCCTTAAttggtttttttaatttattttttgtttgtaaagctttttgttgcacaaaattttaaaatgatgtgtGTAAAAGTAATgaatgggagaaaaaaaaattgttaataGCATTTACAACGATTTACACCTGATTCTTCTAATACTAATTAATTGAAGTGTGTGATACAGTTATAGGGAATACAAGTTGAAATATATTCAACCGATCTCAATCCCAGTCGAAACAGAAACCTTTTAATGTTCAGagttaaaacaaatcaaaaaaatatgtCATTACTCTTCCTCCTTTcttatcattgtgtgtgtgtgtttttttttattatttcgctTGCTTCATCGCTTTCTTCCGTTACAATTGCAGCCGTTAACGGTTGCGGCAGTAACTCACATTTGGACACggccaaaaaaataaaataaaataacggCTTCGCGCACAAACTGCAAGCAAACGCACAGTTACAGTACAGCTCCAACAGCACCACGCTCTCTCCGGTGCGGTAGTAAATCCACCACACACTAAGAACTCTTCCTGTTGTGGTTTACTTCGCCCGTTTATTCTCCACGTCGTATACAAACCGCAAGCAGCagggaaaataaattgttgtaaaacaagcaaacaaacgacgATCCTCATCCTACCAGCACCGTTACAGAACGCGTCTTAcaaattccctttttttggctCTCGGTGACAACCATTTTTAGCAGTGCCAACCGATCGAAACCGAATCCCACTGCCTATCACGCTCAGTGTCGTGTTCGGGGTGCCGATCTTCGAGTCCCAGAAAAAAGGGGGGAGAACGTTTGATTCCAAACATCCGTGTAGTTTAGTTTTGTAAAACGATTAATTGCCGGCAACTTCATTACAAGCTTGGGGTATAGTTCCGCCACCGTCTGCCTGCCGCACAGCCTCCGCAGGAGCATTGCCAGCCACGCCACGTTCTTATCATGTTTACCTCTTGCTGTTTGCTTTCGTTACAGGCCAGACCGCGCACGTCGATACTGTTGTTGCGTCAGCACGCTTCGGTTTCGGGAACGACGccgaaaattatttaaaaaaaaaaacgcagtaGCAAAGTGTTCGTGCCCCGGTCGAGTCGATCGCCCCAAGCCCCAGACCAGAGTGCATCATGCGGTTACCTTCGTGCAGCATAAACCCGGTGCCGTTCGATCGAAACACACTCTCGCTGCCATAAGACTGAACGCTGAGGCCGGCGGTGCGAGCTTACACAAcggtgcctttttttttgaagacgCAAAAATCCGCACGGTGAGCTTTTTTTGCCCCCGGGTTGGGATGTAGTGCCCCGTGTCCGGTGCCAGTGGTTGGTGTTACAGGTCGATCTTGAAACGTGCTATCAACATATCGACCGCCGGCATTCCTTATCAATTGTgctgggtgtgtgagtgtgtgcgtgatcGTGTGAATAGTGTAAGTGAacgtcaaacaaacaaaaaaaccaggaagaagaaacagaaaagtGCGTCAAACAAAAATGGCCAAAGTCGGTGATGTGGACAACCGGCCGGTACAGCAGGGCTTTCGGCGCGAAAGTGATGAGGGCAAGGCGGTGGCCGGCACGTCCGAAAGCCCCGAcgctggcggcggcggtggcatcGAGATGAAGAAGGAGCTTGGCCTGATGGATGGAGTGGCGATCATCGTGGGCGTGATCGTCGGTGCCGGCATTTTCGTCTCGCCCAAGGGTGTGCTGCTCTACTCCGGCTCGATCGGTGTGGCCATCATCGTGTGGATACTGTCCGGTGTGCTGAGTATGGTCGGTGCGCTGTGTTATGCCGAGCTGGGTAAGTGACGTGCTATACTGCGGGGTATGTTCGGATGTGACCCTGGGTTTTTGTTCCAAGCGGTTATCAATTGATGTGCGCATGTCGACGAACCTGCTGCAACACCTGCAGCTAACCGGCGTGGTCGTGCGTACAGAGCGAGGCTAGGTGTAGTGGAATAAACGTACTGATAAGAGTGAAAACGTGCATGCTAACGAAAACAAGTCAGGTAGAACCAGACTGAAgcctgttttgtttggtttcattATACGCAGCACTAAAATAAATGGGAATAACCATTGGTAACTTGTTTAGAAGTTTATAACTTGTTACAAAAAAGTTTGTGGAATAAGTAATATTTGTCTTTTGTTATTACTTTATTACTTTTAATCTAAAATTTCCCCCAAAGACCGTTTAGTTTTAGTGTTTTGCAACTGTTTACTCGCTACGTATACCTAGCGAGTAAAGAAACGTACATAGTGTATGTTACATGCTATTGAAACTAATTAATGTTATCAATTTAAATTACTTGATTGCGACGACCAGTACTTCGTTACTCTCACAATATTATCTCATTAGATACTACATATTCTAGTTTGTTACTTGTAATCCTTTTGATTTTCGAGTGGATCTATAATTGGAGATACgagatttttcaaattttacatCTACTTGTGAAGCAATTTGTTCCAATTTGAAACAGCCGTTGTAGTAGTATAGTTCAAGTGGCTGTAGTATTGAAGAGCAGTTGATTTTTGCCTGTTAATAAACCTCCAATGAAAATTTGTTGTGCTACGCGGCATCTATCGCTGAGCTTTTGCAGTCCATGCTACTTTAGTCGTGCTTCATAAGACGGGTGCTGACTACCTGGAAGCAATGGGAGCAGACGCACAGCATTgaattaaatattcaaatactAAACAGTTgcgatattcgagttacgatGGTAAATCATTAGTTGCGTAGCTCTAGAACTTAATTTCATTGCAATGACCAGGTAATTAGTTGGAATTAGGTAATTTCTGTTATAAGATATCCTTAGAAATTTGATTAGTTGTATAACTAAAGCCGACATAAAGACATCTAAAAGTTTGAACTAACAATAAGGTTTAAATCCCGTTTGCTGGGTCGATATTCCTGCTTCTGGGGAAACTAATCAGTCGTAGAAAGGCTAAAACGATCACTACACTAAATATAACCTCGGACCTTCAAGTACAAAGCCATAACAATAAGAAGATCGCAAAGGATCCTCACATTTAAATATGATAGCACAAAAATCCGATAACGTGCTGAGCCAACACGCATCTTCCAAGAAGATTCGCCAGACGGACgacataaataaaaattcgaTCCTCGCAAAATTcctccaccaaaaaaaaaacacaataaagcCACGGATAAATTATGTTCGTTGCACCCTGCTCGGTTTTCCAAATTACCTGCCATTCGTcttcagtatttttttttttggaattcATTCCTGATACAGCATTTACTAAAACCGGTTTGCTGAACAAAACTTCCCATTcttcaaccttttttttttcttcataaaACACAATTCCAGGCACCATGATTCCCAAGTCGGGCGGTGATTACGCGTACATCGGTGAAGCGTTCGGTCCGCTGCCAGCGTTCCTGTACCTTTGGGTGGCACTGCTGATTCTCGTCCCGGCCGGCAATGCCATTACCGCGATCACGTTCGCCCAATATctgctgcagccgctgtggCCCACCTGCGAACCGCCGTACGAGTCGGTGCGCTTGCTAGCCGCCGTTATAACCTGTAAGTGCTGTTACAACTCGCGCTATCATCTtcctgtgtgttgttttttattaattccccttttttgccgcCTCTTGACCGGTCTGTAGGTCTTCTTACCGCGATCAACTGTCGAAATGTGAAATGGGTCGCCCGGGTGACGGAGACGTTCACGGGGATGAAGGTGTTGGCCCTGCTCGTCATTACCGGTGCCGGTGCGTGGCATCTGATGAGTGGCAACACGGAGCTGCTCGAGGCCCCGTTCGCCAACTCCAAGATACAGCCCGGCTTCATTGCGGTCGCTTTCTACAACGGGCTGTTTTCGTACTCGGGCTGGAATTATCTCAACTTTGTCACGGAGGAGCTGAAAGATCCCTACCGGTATGTTCCCTCATTGCCTCTGCTGATTGTTATCGAAGCGTCACACCTGCATGTGCTGCATTGTTTCCCCCTCTTCTTCTCATTACAGCAACTTACCTCGCGCCATCTGCATCAGCATGCCGGTCGTCACTGTCATCTATGTCATCACGAACATCGCCTACTTTGCGGTGCTACCGCCGGACGAGATGCTTTCCTCGCAGGCCGTCGCGGTAAGGATTGCTGCAGTTTGCGCGGCACCGCCGAGAGATTGCACTTAAGATATGAACCATCCCAATTTTTAGGTTACATTTGCGGAGAAAATGCTCAGCTTCATGGCCTGGACGATGCCACTGTTCGTGGCGTGCTCTACCTTCGGCTCGCTGAACGGTGCCATCTTTGCCTCGTCGCGACTGTTCTTTGTGGGCGCCCGAAACGGACATCTGCCGGCGGCACTTTCACTGATCAACATTAACTGTCTGACGCCGATACCTTCATTGCTGTTCCTGGTAAGCCATCGCAGAGTGCTGCGGTTCTACAGGGCAGTTTTTTGAATTCATTTCACCTTCTTCATTTCAGTGTGCCcttacgcttctgctgctgttcaTTCGCGATGTGTTTGCGATCATCAACTACGTCAGCTACGTGGAGATCTTGTTCATCTTCATTTCCGTTGCCGGTCTGTTACGGTTACGGCAGAAGGCTCCCGATGCACATCGACCCATCAAGGTAATGGGAAGATCTGCTACATGGCGTTCAAACCTTCCAAGTTAACATGCCCCTCACTCTCGCTTTTCGTCGTCACATACAGGTGTCCCTGATCGTTCCGATCGTGTTCTTACTGACGGCTGGATTTTTGGTCATCTTCTCGGTGTTTGAGTCGCCGATGGAGGTCGGCATCGGTACGCTCGTCATACTGCTGGGCATTCCCGTGTACTACGTCACGATCGGGAAACCGTGGCGCTGGCTGACCCAAAAGTCGCAATCGTTCAATCGATTCTGCTCCAAACTGTTCCTATGCATGCCGAACAGCGAAAAGCTCGACTAGGATCTGATGGTCTAGGCGCATCCGCAAACAAAGCCACCCGTGTATCAAGCTCAAACATTAATCTCAACGAAGGACAGTCCGATGCCCGGTCGAATAGCGCCCTCTTGCTCACATATCATTCGTACTGTGTATATAGAGAAAATACTTTGCATGGATAgctacagcaacaacaaacaaacaaaaaacgttaAAATGATATgttacaacagcaaaaacatcattgaaaaaaaaaaccccataaTCAACGTAATTGCCTTCTCTCAAGCGCTCTTTCCACTGTTTTGTCGTGTCGAATCGATTTCTTAGGTGTAAGACTTTAATCTTATGAGTGAAAAAACTGATACAGCAACCCGGAAGCTCAACGTTGGCCTATTTCGATTGGCGTGTGTGATCGTTTCACTTTGAAGCTACAATACGACGGAGGATTTCAAGTTTAGAGCGCTTTTCGCACGACGCCTTAACTGTAGTATGCATGAAATAGAAATTACAATAGTCAATTTACAGTTTGTACAGGTTAGATAGGCAGGGAGCAATTTATAAGATTGTAGAGCTAAAAGAGAACGAATTACGAAGATTAGTTAAGTCATATTTATCTGCTCTTATAATCTGCCTTCAAAATCGAACGCTTCTGATAATGGCTGGTCGAATGCAACGGTTAACAGCGAAAAGTTTGATTGCTCCAAAGTCCCCTTGAGGGATTGCTTCCAGCGACGGGATTTTCCGGAGTTGTTGTGCTCAAATAATATTCCATGATATGCTGCTCAATGAATATCTACACTGATTTACACACAAACCTAaactcttacacacacacagacacagacacagcaaGACATAACAGAACGAACCAAGACTGTTATTCGACTACATTTGAATAAGGGATTTTATACAATAAATATATTTCGATTTGTAAGATGTTTGTAATTTACACgtcaataattaataaaatgaaGAATGAAAAGATCACCtgattaaatttttgtttgtttgtttcaaacatAAAACTCGATTGCAATCGTTCGAAAAAGACGAAATTATCACAACAAGAGAAATGTCACACATTAGGCCCGGTACAAGCATCCTCCACAACGCTGTCGATTGCTATGCATCGCCGTTCATGGAAATGTTGTCATAAACGCTAAAAAAGCTCACAATTTTCCTTCGCCTCGTAAGTCGCGAACGGTTAGTGGATAGGAGAACGTTACACGAACCTTTTACCATCAAAGAAAGCTTATCAGCCGGCTCCAGCGTGTATGTATCTCTTTCGAGGAACACTCTCCGACCCATACCTACCTCATGCACTGCAATAATCACACCTTGACTCTCGTCGGAAAGGAGCTTCACGTAGGGACCGTCACACTTGCTACAATACGCATAATCGCCTGCACTTTGCACACCGGCCGTACAGCAGTTGAGTTCCCATTTGGTAGCACCGGTCAGCACCTCACAACGCGGACAGTGTGCTTCGAATGCGCTCGGTTCAACGATCCACGTGTGCTCGTACTGGATCATCTTGGAGATGGTGTAGAGTTTACGCATCATTCTTACCACGGGTTGGTGCTTGGTGAACGGGTCGCGTGCTACTGTTCAATTGAGGCATAGCTTGTAGGGCCTAGCGATGAAAGGGCCAATAGGACCTGCAGCTGATAAGATTGCAACACTACCTTAGGGAATGCGTTACTTGAGCAAGTCTTGGTGGAGTAATCTTATCAGATATTTAATCTCAGATACAGGGAAATACGCTCCAAGTTAAGCCAGGAAGTTGACTATAAATTTCGGTTGTAGTAACCCTACTCATAAGGAGTAACTACATCAATCCCTCACTTCAAGGGGTTTGGGATTTGGAAAATATagttattttgtttgtgcttAGAGCCATCTTGTCTCCACTCAGAGGCTGCACTAGGTCGTACGAATTTTTCAATGCGTAAGACGCCCTATAGTAAGAGTAAAGCAAAGgacaaggaaaacaaaacaaatgtttgaTATAAATCCTCCACATCCTATTCCAGGCGACTGCGATTCTGAATCCGACATCAACTAGctccgacttcggacgactccggcccCGAGTTTAGACGACTTTAACTCCGGGCAACTACGTCTCTGGCGTAACTGACACTACTACTCATGAAAATGCTCATTTTTACGATGAAAAGTCTCACTACAAAATCTTAAAACAGGATGTGGATACaccttttttaacgatttccAAAGCAAAGTCTCCCGGTACTATTCTCTTCTAGATGTAAAAGCAACGAGGTGTATACACAGCGTATAACAGTGCACTCCAACCTTTTTTGGATCATGAACCATTTGGCTTTGTAAATGCATTTTCCGTGGCCCACATATATTGAGAGATTACAGTTTGTAGACTTATTTCAAAGTTTTATGATCAAAAATATTCCTAAATCTTATTCTAGACATGATCTTCATTGTGGGAAAAACTGCACAATATGGATAAGCTTTTACGCTTTTATATATAACCAAATCAATTGTTTCGCGAACTACCTCTGTTAACGCCACGGACCAATGGATGGAGATCACTGGTCTAGAGAATGCTCAGctttaaatttatgttttattataattGATCATTACAGTGTTTCTCTAGCCAGTTCAACACTGTAAGCTTAATTTCCAAATCCGTAAAATCCCTATTCAACATTTTCAACTGAATATCGTGCGTATACCGAGCAACCAATGACAGAGCATTCGAGTTTCCAGTTTTattgttgaaatgtattttacggtattgaattgttcgtttCCGTTGTTGAGCTGGCtagagaaaccctgtatactaattttaaatattattcaacTTTTAACACCTGTGTCCTCGTTTGCAAGCGCAGTCATAGTTCATCGCCGGTCTCCAAACGTTTCCTCGCTCAGCAACTCCATTCCTCTTTACGTTCCTTATCGTCTCCTCTCGTCTCTGTGACCGACCTCTCATTTTAATACTTTCATGTCGGTAGACTTTTGATCAGAACGATCCGTTTTTTACATTGAACATTGCTACATTGAATCAACTTTACGATCTGTCCGACTACGATCTGTCTGAAGCTGTATCGGATTGGTTTTACCACTAGGTTTAGCAGCTTGATGTTAAAAAAATGCGATACTTACCGTTAATTTCTGTGCCTCAGAGGCTGCCAACCTTTTAAGTATCATCTAGCATTTCGAACGAGTAGTGTAAACAGAGTCCGAATACCCTATCGGCCCCTAGCACGGGGTGGCATCGAACTCATTGGTAAAAATTAAGCGTACAGCACCCCCAAAACATCTACCCCATCGCAACCCACATCCACAGCTTTGCCCATAAttaccgcagcagcagcagcatcaatccAAACCCCAACCAACAGCGCACCGATTCAAAAGTTCAGATTTGTGCCCCGGCACTGCTCTGTACTGCTCTCGGCAAGCATCAGCACACCTCCACAACTgccacgcactcacacacggcTTGCCAGTCCGCCCGCACCGTCCGCACGGAATACTAATTGAATCCATCCGGCACCACCCGTACGGGTAGGTAGATTGGTACGGTTGATATTCACGCCTACTTGCGCGACCGCGTTGGCTGATTTTGTTCAGGCGCTGATCCGCAGAACCGCACCACAGCACATAAACGGTGACGTCGATTGGCGCAGTGTCTCGCACCGAGCGCTGCCATAGTGGCTAAGTGACGGAGGGGTTTGTTTCAGTTTTTGGAAGTTAGAGAGCTACCTATTCGGGATGCGTTGGGGGTTTCTCCAGCTTGTCAGATCTTTGCGACGCGTGGTGCTGTACCATACCTCCCATACCATCACGGTCATGGGCCGTGGGCGG
Proteins encoded:
- the LOC133392876 gene encoding uncharacterized protein LOC133392876 isoform X3 is translated as MMRKLYTISKMIQYEHTWIVEPSAFEAHCPRCEVLTGATKWELNCCTAGVQSAGDYAYCSKCDGPYVKLLSDESQGVIIAVHEVVSTRLMKHD
- the LOC133392876 gene encoding uncharacterized protein LOC133392876 isoform X2; this encodes MMRKLYTISKMIQYEHTWIVEPSAFEAHCPRCEVLTGATKWELNCCTAGVQSAGDYAYCSKCDGPYVKLLSDESQGVIIAVHEVGMGRRVFLERDTYTLEPADKLSLMVKVSTRLMKHD
- the LOC133392876 gene encoding uncharacterized protein LOC133392876 isoform X1 encodes the protein MMRKLYTISKMIQYEHTWIVEPSAFEAHCPRCEVLTGATKWELNCCTAGVQSAGDYAYCSKCDGPYVKLLSDESQGVIIAVHEVGMGRRVFLERDTYTLEPADKLSLMVKGSQHPSYEARLK
- the LOC1278313 gene encoding Y+L amino acid transporter 2; protein product: MAKVGDVDNRPVQQGFRRESDEGKAVAGTSESPDAGGGGGIEMKKELGLMDGVAIIVGVIVGAGIFVSPKGVLLYSGSIGVAIIVWILSGVLSMVGALCYAELGTMIPKSGGDYAYIGEAFGPLPAFLYLWVALLILVPAGNAITAITFAQYLLQPLWPTCEPPYESVRLLAAVITCLLTAINCRNVKWVARVTETFTGMKVLALLVITGAGAWHLMSGNTELLEAPFANSKIQPGFIAVAFYNGLFSYSGWNYLNFVTEELKDPYRNLPRAICISMPVVTVIYVITNIAYFAVLPPDEMLSSQAVAVTFAEKMLSFMAWTMPLFVACSTFGSLNGAIFASSRLFFVGARNGHLPAALSLININCLTPIPSLLFLCALTLLLLFIRDVFAIINYVSYVEILFIFISVAGLLRLRQKAPDAHRPIKVSLIVPIVFLLTAGFLVIFSVFESPMEVGIGTLVILLGIPVYYVTIGKPWRWLTQKSQSFNRFCSKLFLCMPNSEKLD